A genomic stretch from Lathyrus oleraceus cultivar Zhongwan6 chromosome 2, CAAS_Psat_ZW6_1.0, whole genome shotgun sequence includes:
- the LOC127118542 gene encoding omega-3 fatty acid desaturase, endoplasmic reticulum gives MAVTASIHNHLSQNQQTLGQETMAVSNGGADFDPSAPPPFKIADIRAAIPKHCWVKSTWRSLSYVVRDVLVVAALIVAAIRFDSWFFWPIYWPLQGTMFWAIFVLGHDCGHGSFSDSYFVNSLVGHVLHSSILVPYHGWRISHRTHHQNHGNVEKDESWVPLTEKVYKSLDSMTKFVRFTVPLPMFAYPIYLWRRSPGKSGSHFHPDSNLFSPNERKEVTLSTVCWFLMFSFLLYLSFTTSPILILKLYGVPYWIFVMWLDFVTYLHHHGYTQKLPWYRGQEWSYLRGGLTTVDRDYGWINNIHHDIGTHVVHHLFPQIPHYHLIEATKAAKPVFGKYYREPEKSSPIPFHLIKYLAQSMKHDHFVSDTGEILFYQTDPELNKNHHD, from the exons ATGGCTGTAACAGCCTCTATTCATAATCACCTATCTCAAAACCAACAAACACTAGGCCAAGAAACCATGGCTGTCTCCAATGGTGGTGCCGATTTTGACCCTAGTGCTCCTCCACCGTTTAAGATTGCAGATATTAGAGCTGCAATTCCGAAGCATTGTTGGGTCAAGAGTACTTGGAGATCTCTGAGCTATGTTGTTAGAGATGTCTTAGTTGTTGCTGCATTGATTGTTGCTGCAATTCGGTTTGATAGCTGGTTTTTTTGGCCTATTTATTGGCCTCTTCAAGGGACTATGTTTTGGGCGATTTTTGTTCTTGGACATGACTG TGGCCATGGAAGCTTCTCAGATAGTTATTTTGTGAATAGCTTGGTGGGCCATGTTTTGCACTCCTCAATTCTTGTTCCATACCATGGATG GAGAATTAGCCATAGGACACATCATCAAAACCATGGAAATGTTGAGAAGGATGAGTCATGGGTGCCG TTGACAGAAAAGGTTTACAAGAGTTTAGACAGCATGACAAAGTTTGTGAGGTTCACTGTTCCTTTACCAATGTTTGCATATCCAATTTATTTG TGGAGAAGAAGTCCTGGAAAATCAGGTTCTCACTTTCATCCAGATAGCAACTTGTTCTCACCCAATGAGAGAAAAGAAGTGACACTTTCAACAGTGTGCTGGTTtctcatgttttcttttcttcTCTATTTGTCCTTCACAACTAGTCCAATTTTAATTCTCAAGCTATATGGTGTTCCCTATTGG ATATTTGTCATGTGGTTGGATTTTGTTACATACTTGCATCACCATGGCTACACACAGAAATTACCATGGTACCGTGGCCAG GAGTGGAGTTATTTAAGAGGTGGCCTTACAACCGTTGATCGTGACTATGGTTGGATTAATAACATTCATCATGATATTGGCACACATGTTGTTCATCATCTTTTCCCTCAAATCCCTCATTATCACTTGATTGAAGCG ACAAAAGCAGCAAAACCAGTATTTGGAAAATATTACCGAGAGCCAGAAAAATCATCCCCAATTCCATTTCATCTAATAAAATACCTAGCACAAAGCATGAAACATGACCACTTTGTTAGTGACACCGGTGAAATTCTGTTTTATCAAACTGATCCTGAGTTGAACAAGAATCACCATGACTAA